DNA from Flavobacterium aestivum:
TAGAAAATCCTCCATCATGCAACAAATTTTGCAAGGTCACTTTTCGGGTCAGATCCGAAAACATAACAACTATATAATCAGCACATTCTGCAGCTGTCGCATTACCAAGAGGAGACATCTTATCTGCGAAAGCAATAAAACCTCCAAATCCTTTGACTCCCTGCCCAGCTCTGGTAGCTGTAGGAGATTGCGAAATAGTATTGACTCTCACTTTTTTATCTCTCCCAAAGAAATACCCAAAACTACGTGCAATAGATTCTAAATAGGCTTTATTATCGGCCATATCATTATAATCCGGAAAAACTCTCTGAGCAGCCATATATGATAGCGCAATAATACTACCCCATTCATTCATGGCATCTTTTTTATACAATACTTGCATCAACTTATGAAAAGAAACTGCAGAAACATTCCAACCTTTTTCCGTATACTCATAATTTTGATTCGTATAATGATTTCCTTTTCTAACATTAACCGACATTCCGATTGAATGCAAAACAAAATCAATTTTTCCTCCTAAAATTTCAACCGCTTTATCAACCAGCAATTCCAAATCCGTAACCGAAGTTGCATCAGCAGGAATAATTTGACATCCTATTTTCTCAGCCAGCGCGTCTATATTACCCAATCTCATTGCCGCTGGGGCATTTGTTAAAACAAAAACACCTCCTTCTGCATTAACTCGTTCAGCCGTTTTCCAAGCTATAGAATTTTCATCTAAAGCCCCAAAAATAATTCCTCTTTTTCCTTTTAATAAATTATACATAAAAATAATATTTAAAATTACAGTAACTATTTAATAGTATCTAGTTGCTAAGACACTGAGTCTCTAAGATTTTAAGTAGACATTTTTTTAACTTAGAATCTTAGAGACTCAGTGTCTTAGAATCTAAATAGCTGCAAATTATACTATAAAAAAACACCTTATTTTCTTGATTTTAAACCATCAAGTAATAAGGTGCTTTGA
Protein-coding regions in this window:
- a CDS encoding enoyl-ACP reductase FabI; translation: MYNLLKGKRGIIFGALDENSIAWKTAERVNAEGGVFVLTNAPAAMRLGNIDALAEKIGCQIIPADATSVTDLELLVDKAVEILGGKIDFVLHSIGMSVNVRKGNHYTNQNYEYTEKGWNVSAVSFHKLMQVLYKKDAMNEWGSIIALSYMAAQRVFPDYNDMADNKAYLESIARSFGYFFGRDKKVRVNTISQSPTATRAGQGVKGFGGFIAFADKMSPLGNATAAECADYIVVMFSDLTRKVTLQNLLHDGGFSNMGVSQEVMEMFE